A stretch of Miscanthus floridulus cultivar M001 chromosome 13, ASM1932011v1, whole genome shotgun sequence DNA encodes these proteins:
- the LOC136499889 gene encoding uncharacterized protein, with product MASRPGQSTAAALGVREGESGAGKQIRGGSGACCGTTEHGEGAADGIFCPSLLSAHSTKGEEGKAELGEKGRGEQRCEAEGEEGSRGATRRPAHTAHTHARASAAAAPALAHAAPHAASSRAPRLPRTSCRAAARCSSSPTYPPPVDAGSASRIPPALRGRARGPSFAATVKQRREAGTTGRCSWLSYRPLVLQSQQSAGGLEVEGGGNHRTGFAASSNSPHLLALLRCRASMILESLVHSSNASNNQKKLAKSFGELKIVVSATFHWNAANKDVSKHLEKALIVEHGGAR from the exons ATGGCAAGCCGGCCGGGGCAGTCTACGGCGGCGGCGCTTGGCGTGCGAGAGGGCGAGAGCGGAGCGGGGAAGCAGATCAGGGGCGGCAGCGGTGCTTGCTGCGGCACGACAGAGCACGGTGAGGGCGCGGCGGACGGCATCTTCTGTCCTTCCCTGTTGTCCGCGCACAGCACCAAGGGAGAAgagggcaaggcagagctaggggagaaagggagaggagaGCAGAGATGCGAAGCGGAGGGAGAAGAGGGAAGCAGGGGAGCAACGCG CCGGCCtgcacacaccgcacacacgcacgcccgcgccagcgccgccgccgcccccgccctcGCCCACGCCGCCCCCCACGCCGCCAGCTCCAGGGCACCCCGCCTCCCGCGCACGTCATGCCGTGCCGCAGCCAGGTGCAGCTCCAGCCCCACCTATCCGCCTCCCGTAGACGCCGGGTCGGCGTCCCGCATCCCGCCTGCGCTGCGCGGCCGCGCCCGTGGCCCGTCTTTCGCCGCCACCGTCAAGCAGAGGCGTGAAGCAGGCACGACCGGTCGCTGTTCCTGGCTTTCCTACAGACCTCTCGTCCTGCAGAGCCAGCAAAGTG CTGGTGGCTTAGAAGTCGAAGGAGGCGGAAATCACCGAACTGGATTTGCTGCTTCTAGTAACTCTCCTCATCTCCTAGCTCTTCTCCGATGCAGAGCCAG TATGATCCTTGAGTCACTTGTCCACTCTTCAAATGCTTCTAACAACCAGAAAAAGCTGGCTAAATCCTTTGGCGAATTAAAAATTGTGGTTTCTGCAACTTTCCATTGGAATGCTGCAAATAAGGATGTCAGCAAACACCTTGAGAAAG CACTGATAGTAGAACATGGTGGTGCTCGCTAA